The DNA region AAGTTTATAATATGTATTACTGTCAtctgaaagctctgaaaaaccTCAAAGATGTTAGAAAATTCAAGTGAGATTAAATGGCAATTCTGCCAACTTCAAACATTCCAAAACCATAACTCTGACAGAAGGGCTGACCTAAGAGAGATGAGAGTTCTGAAAATTGCTGTTTGGAGAAGATTAGATGGTTTCTACCACCATTGCACTGGGTCTTACAGTAGTTTTCCCCTTTGCCATGACACTTTGAAATGTGCTTTTTCAAATGCAAGGCAAGAACTGTGGCCAGCCATTTGTCTCTTAAACTACCCTAAGCATGCCTGGCATTGGTGGTAGAGTGTTGTGAAAAAACTCCAGATAATCTCTGGATTCCCATCTTTGTTTCTAACTGattttctccctcttccatGCCTCATGGTGATTTCTTTTATTACACCTCACCCAACTTGATGTAGATTGGTTTAGATTATTAGGAGGAAGGAATCTGTGATACACAGGTTGTAAAATACAATTTACACAAGCAGAGCTGGTCTTCAGTTTGTGAGGAATTGATACAGAGACTTCTGTGGCTTAGAAAAGGACAACAATACAATTTGCAAATGGGTTGTGATGACTATCATCATTACAGAAAAATGAATTGCAGTATTCCAGAAGGGCATTTAAATCACTATATAATAGGAAGGGAAATGTTGTTCTAGCAGGAAATACATCCATTACAACATGTGTTCAAAGGAGGATTGCAGTGTGATCTTTAGACTTTCTTAATTATCAGCAGTTGACTAGCCTTGGATAAGGCCATTTAACAAATCTTCCTTGTCTTCAGaatatttggttttttgctgATTAGATATAAAAACTGACTGCAGGGTCATTTATGAATAGCTGTGAGATCATGTAAAGGCAGTGGTTTCACTAATGGAGGAGGAGATAAGGTTCAGAGCCATTTTCATCAGTTCCTCCCTtgggccagcagcccctcagtAATGATCACAGACACAATGGTTTTCTTACAGCTTGTTCTCACTGACCCCGTGGAGGGAGGTGGCCCAACACTGTTAAGTCAGCCTGTCTTGCCCACAGACTGGCCTGTGGTTTTCCCCCAGTAGGATAATCCTGTCATGAGAGGGACATTTTCATCTCACCTAAccttaaatattttaactgaGGCATCTGAAGTACAGTTTACCATGGAGATGAACAGACACCTCCAGAGCATGATTTAACACACCCAGAATTGGAACCATCCCCAAGAAATGCCTCCTTCTATTCCCTCATTAGGAAAGGAGCCTGAGGCCTCCCAGCTTCCACACCTGAGCAAATGCCTGTTCTTACTTGTGGTAAATCCAGATCACAGGAACTAGAAGGTATTTATATGATACATTTAATGGAACAAGTATTACAACATTCTTCCCACAATAACAAAGATGTAAATTTTCATCTTCTTAACCAAAATCCCAAAGACAGTTATTTGTGGGAATCCTAAAAACTagaaaataaccaaaacaaTTAGGCTAAAGACAGTGTAGGAAAAAGTAGCTTGTGGCCTTTACAAAGTGGGAAGGCTTCTATTCCCTACagtaatttctcatttttcctcttttatctATCTAGGCAAAGAATTTAAACCACTTGAGTATCATCAAGGAGCACACAATTATCAGGCTGCTCACGGATGGACTCCCAGCATGGCAGGATTCCCAGCTCTTCATTAAAGATCTGCATTTTGATGGGGTGCCCGTGAGGATTTACCTCCCAAGAGAACCCTCTGCCAGCAAACGGAGAGGAGTCGTCTTCATCCATGGAGGATGTGGCATTTTTGGAAGCATCAGTAAGgaactgaaagagaaatgtgaCTATTTAGCTTTTTTAACTGCCTGTTTTTAAAAACTCCTGACCCTAAGAAGTGACTGAAGCTTAGTTTGAGAGAATGGAGATAGAAAGCACTTAgtgcttatttttaatttttaaaactctctAATCTGCTCTTATttagtatttaaattattttttctgggaTGTACACTCTTTATCATAAAACCATTGGGATCAGAAAGTAGCTTGGGTGGAAGTGACCTTAACTACAATCTttttccacctcctgccatgggcagggacatctttccctatcccaggttgctccaaaccctgtcagtcctggccttggacactttcaggggtgggacagccacagcttctcaggcaacctgtgccagggcctcaccaccctcataaTAAAAATGTGTTCCTTACATGGAAACAAATTCTATCCtctctcagtttaaagccacTGCCCATTTTCTAGGAGTAAAAATCATAATAATTCCTTATTTTCCACACAGATCAATGATCTGTCTAAATATATGAATTTTACAGCAAGTCCTGATGACCAAAAGTCTAGATTATTTTAATCCTAAAGAAAATCTGGGTACTCACTAAACAGGCAAGGGGCCAACAGGACATTGTGGTCATGTGTCATAAAAATATAAGGGACAATATTGACTGAAGTTTTCTAAGATATTAATTACATCAACAACATTTGTGCTTCAGGAGGTTATGAAAGAATATGCCGGTACATAGCCAGAAAATCTGATTCAGTGGTTGTGTCTGTTGGGTAAGTGAAATTCAACCAGTGCTAATCCCAGAACTAGAGAACTCTGCTGCTTTCCCCTGCCTCCCACACACCCCTGAACTTACATTTCTTTGAATATAAGATAAGAAACTGAGCTCTAGTGCTGTCTTCCCCACACTGCTGTTATGTGGGAGCAAACATGTGCCATGGAATGGCAATGGAAATATCTGAGCCAGGGTTAGAGTTACAGGTCTGGTCACTGTACATCACCATCTCCACAGAAATCATTACCTTTGTTTGATAACAAGTAATTATAAGccaaatataaaattttaatatttaatgtatatttaatacattaaaatatattaacaattttaatatttttatttaaaatcaacTGGGATTATTTTAAAGAGTAAATAATGAGTTTAAAATtgagtattttttaaaactagCATGGACCACTGTTTCCTACAAAGATGTTTTGATCATAGAAAATACATGATGGTATAAAGAAACCTTAATTTCCAGCaaatttttccatgaaaatctTTACTATTATGGGATTTTATTAAATTGGGAGGAATTGGTTTtgagaaggaaagggaggaaaatttCTGGTTTGCTTCAGCATGTAAAAACTTTAAACTAGATATAATTAATGGTGTAATTAATATTggtttgggggagtttttgCATGGGATGCATTTCAGATGAGACACTCAGAATGTGTTACACCAGCTGCTTTTTCTACCTCTCAGGTATCACTTAGCCCCTGAGCACAAGTATCCAGCCCAGACTCTGGAATGTCTCAGTGCCACCGTGCACTTCCTGAAGACTGCAGACTCCTATGGGGTGGACCCTGCTCGGATTATTGTTTGTGGGGACAGTGTAGGGGGCTCGTTCACTGCCACTGTTTGCCAAGAACTTGGGCACAGGACAGACATCCCCAAGATTCGTGCCCAGGTGCTGATCTATCCATTTCTCCAAGCACTGAACTTCAATCTGCCCTCTCACCAGAAAAATGCTGCCGTTGCCTTCCTGCCCCGGGAGCACACAGTCCATTTTATTCTCAAATACCTGAATAAGGATTACTCCCTGAAGGAACCAATTCTGGCTGGTTCTCATGTTCCTGAGAGTATAAATTTGAAGTATAGGAAATGGATAAATCCAGATCTTATTCCAGACAAGTTTAAACTGGGCTATAAACCACCGCTCCCCACTTTGTTTTTACCTCAAGTCCATgaagaagtgcaggagctgtttgagccctgggtgtccccgtTGCTGGCAGAGGatgctgttgtttgtggtctCCCTGACACCTGTATTGTCACCTGTGAGCATGATGTGCTCAGGGATGAAGGGCTGTTGTACAAGAAACGTTTAGAGGACAACAACGTACGCGTGACCTGGCACCACGTGGAAAACGGCTTCCACGCCgcactgggattttttggatatggtattttctctttcccatcaTCAAGTACTATAATGAACCACGCTGTAGACTTTATAAAAGGCTATTAAATCATTTTCTTGCATACACTGCAGTGGTATTTAGAAAGATTGTGATTCAATTAAATTATTCAATTAAGTATTTAATAGCTATTTGCCTGTTAGAATCAAGGCAAGAACGGATGACATTAGCATGGTCTGCTGAATTCTGATCCTTACTTGCTATTACCTAGGAACGTGATGTTTAGAGGTTTTTTGTAAGCTTGCTTTGATGCTCTCTTCTTGAATTGCAAGAATTTTTGTTCA from Haemorhous mexicanus isolate bHaeMex1 chromosome 23, bHaeMex1.pri, whole genome shotgun sequence includes:
- the LOC132337804 gene encoding arylacetamide deacetylase-like 4 isoform X2; translated protein: MDILAKNLNHLSIIKEHTIIRLLTDGLPAWQDSQLFIKDLHFDGVPVRIYLPREPSASKRRGVVFIHGGCGIFGSIRGYERICRYIARKSDSVVVSVGYHLAPEHKYPAQTLECLSATVHFLKTADSYGVDPARIIVCGDSVGGSFTATVCQELGHRTDIPKIRAQVLIYPFLQALNFNLPSHQKNAAVAFLPREHTVHFILKYLNKDYSLKEPILAGSHVPESINLKYRKWINPDLIPDKFKLGYKPPLPTLFLPQVHEEVQELFEPWVSPLLAEDAVVCGLPDTCIVTCEHDVLRDEGLLYKKRLEDNNVRVTWHHVENGFHAALGFFGYGIFSFPSSSTIMNHAVDFIKGY
- the LOC132337804 gene encoding arylacetamide deacetylase-like 4 isoform X1, yielding MESYYTLVLIAGILVAFVLLVLIATDHNFFKGEIPSDVDQPAKLRLYHCLYTLMDILAKNLNHLSIIKEHTIIRLLTDGLPAWQDSQLFIKDLHFDGVPVRIYLPREPSASKRRGVVFIHGGCGIFGSIRGYERICRYIARKSDSVVVSVGYHLAPEHKYPAQTLECLSATVHFLKTADSYGVDPARIIVCGDSVGGSFTATVCQELGHRTDIPKIRAQVLIYPFLQALNFNLPSHQKNAAVAFLPREHTVHFILKYLNKDYSLKEPILAGSHVPESINLKYRKWINPDLIPDKFKLGYKPPLPTLFLPQVHEEVQELFEPWVSPLLAEDAVVCGLPDTCIVTCEHDVLRDEGLLYKKRLEDNNVRVTWHHVENGFHAALGFFGYGIFSFPSSSTIMNHAVDFIKGY